From Blastocatellia bacterium:
GGACCTCGTCGGCCAGGACATCTTCTCGCGCATCCTCTACGGCGCGCAGGTGTCGCTGTCCATCGGCCTGCTGGGCATCCTGATCTCGGCGAGCATCGGCATGATCGTCGGCGCCATCGCCGGCTACTTCGGCGGCGCCACCGACTTCCTGCTGATGCGCGGCGTCGAAGCCTTGCTCGCGGTGCCGAGCCTCTACTTCATCCTCATCATGCGCCAGATGTTCGGCGGCGGCCTGAGCAAGATGCAGCTCTACGCGATCATCGTCGTCATCCTGGCGTTCATCGACTCGGCAGCCGAGGCGCGGGTGATTCGCGGCATGGTGCTATCGCTTAAGGAGCAAGAGTACGTGCTGGCGGCGCGGGCGCTGGGCTTCACCGACGCGCGCATCATCACCCGCCACATCCTGCCGAACACGCTGTCGTTTGTGATCGTCACGGCGACGTTGTCCGTGCCGTTTTATATCCTCGGCGAAGTCGCGCTCTCATTCCTGGGCGTCGGCATACAAGAGCCGGAAGCGAGCTGGGGCAACATGCTGACTGCGGCGCAGAACCCGCGCTACCTGAGCGATTTCCCCTGGATGCTGGCGCCCGGCGTCTTCATCTTCATCGCCGTGATGGCGTGGAATTTTTTGGGCGACGGCCTGCGCGACGCCACCGACCCGCGCACCTTGAGCTAGAATGCGGTATTCTAGAACTTGACACTATGCAAGAACGACGGATCAATATCAGCAACCGCCTCGGGCTGCACGCGCGCGCCTCGGCGCGGCTCGTGCGCCGCGCCACCCAGTTCACCAGCCGCATCGAGCTAGAGCGCGACGACACAGGCCAGCGCGCCGACGGCAAATCGATCTTGAGTGTCCTTTTGCTTGCGGCGGCGCGCGGCACCTGGCTTATAATCCGGGCGGAAGGCGAAGATGAGGCGCGCGCCGCCGATGCGCTCGCCGAATTGGTAGAACAGAAGTTCGGAGAGGAGCTTTCGGATGGCGTCTTCTAGCCATCGCGATGTGCGGCTGCATGGCGTCGGCGCTTCGCCCGGCGTCGCCGAAGGCAGCGCGCTGCGCCTGGACGAGCGCGGGCGGCATCAGTTCTATTACCTCGACGTCTCGCCGACGCAGGCGCGCCGCGAAGTCCGCCGCCTGCACGAAGCCTTCGAGCAGGCGCGCGCCGAGCTGCTGGAGATCAAAGCCCGCCTGACCCACGAGCTCGGCTATGAACACTCCTTCATCCTCGACGCCCACCTGTTGATGCTCGAAGACGAGCGCTTGCTTGTCGAGATCGAAAACGAAATCGGCACGCGCCGCGTCAATGCCGAGTGGGCCGTGCGCTCGGTGATTGATCGCCTCGAAGAAGCCTACCGACAGGTCAATGACGCCTACCTGCGCGAGCGCACCTCGGACCTCGAAGACGTCGCTATGCGGCTGCTGATGATCCTTTCAGGCCGCGACAAGTTCGACCTCTCGGAGCTGGACGCGCCGGTCATCCTGGTCGCTAAAGACATCTGGCCTTCGACGGTCGCCGAGCTCGACTTTAACCGCGTCCTCGGCTTTGCGACCAACTCGGGCGGCATCACTTCGCATGCGGCCATCATCGCCCGCGCCTTAGGCATCCCGGCGGTCGTCGGCCTGCGCGACGTGACCCGCAGGGCGCGCACAGGCACGCCGCTCATCATCGATGGCGCGGCGGGCGAAGTCATCCTCAGGCCAAGCAAAGCGCTGGCCCGCAATTACGCCCGCCGCCAGCAGCAAGACAACGCCCGCCTGGCGCGCGAGAGCCAGGCGACCGAAGCGGCAGAGACCGCTGACGGCGTGCGCATCACCTTGCGCGCCAA
This genomic window contains:
- a CDS encoding ABC transporter permease, with product MPDRRQLEEASREEAAERALDAQPVVIERGPGEAIVEPLAPTAQGLTDAFHEPAVTRAARGRSPSQLIWLKLRRNRTAMFGLYLLAALYLAAVLAGFLAPYKYDDADHDLPFHPPMLTRIHFFDDQGKLSRPFVYGIAPVAGQHAVYNEDHSKKYPLRLLVKGDRYHILWLLRSDVHLFGVEQPGRFFLFGSDLVGQDIFSRILYGAQVSLSIGLLGILISASIGMIVGAIAGYFGGATDFLLMRGVEALLAVPSLYFILIMRQMFGGGLSKMQLYAIIVVILAFIDSAAEARVIRGMVLSLKEQEYVLAARALGFTDARIITRHILPNTLSFVIVTATLSVPFYILGEVALSFLGVGIQEPEASWGNMLTAAQNPRYLSDFPWMLAPGVFIFIAVMAWNFLGDGLRDATDPRTLS
- a CDS encoding HPr family phosphocarrier protein; amino-acid sequence: MQERRINISNRLGLHARASARLVRRATQFTSRIELERDDTGQRADGKSILSVLLLAAARGTWLIIRAEGEDEARAADALAELVEQKFGEELSDGVF